From the Lolium rigidum isolate FL_2022 chromosome 2, APGP_CSIRO_Lrig_0.1, whole genome shotgun sequence genome, one window contains:
- the LOC124692441 gene encoding probable phospholipid hydroperoxide glutathione peroxidase, with protein sequence MPSRPAPFISRLRLLRTAVASPASSALLPHSHPRLAIPAAAPPLPRAFAAASSPLVRPGAARFAHFSMAAAASSASSVHDFTVKDASGKDVDLSTYKGKVLLIVNVASQCGLTNSNYTELSQLYEKYKDQGFEILAFPCNQFGGQEPGTNEEIVQFACTRFKAEYPIFDKVDVNGDNVAPIYKFLKTSKGSLFGDNIKWNFSKFLVDKEGRVVDRYAPTTSPLSIEKDLKKLLASS encoded by the exons ATGCCTTCTCGCCCCGCCCCGTTCAtctcccgcctccgcctcctcagaACCGCCGTCGCCTCTCCGGCCTCCTCCGCGCTGCTGCCGCACAGCCACCCGCGCCTCGCCATCCCAgcggccgcgccgcctcttccccgcgccttcgccgccgcctcctcgccgctgGTCCGCCCGGGCGCCGCCCGATTCGCGCACTTCAGCATGGCCGCAGCCGCCTCCTCCGCTTCGTCCGTCCAcgacttcaccgtcaag GATGCAAGTGGGAAAGATGTTGACCTCAGCACCTACAAGGGGAAGGTTCTGCTCATCGTCAATGTTGCGTCCCAGTG TGGCTTGACCAATTCCAACTACACGGAACTGAGCCAGTTGTACGAGAAGTACAAGGACCAGG GTTTTGAGATCCTTGCTTTCCCATGCAACCAGTTTGGCGGGCAGGAACCTGGCACTAATGAGGAGATTGTCCAGTTTGCTTGCACCCGCTTCAAGGCCGAGTATCCGATTTTTGACAAG GTTGATGTCAATGGCGACAATGTTGCACCCATCTACAAGTTCCTGAAGACCAGCAAAGGCAGTCTGTTCGGAGACAACATCAAGTGGAACTTCTCCAAGTTCTTGGTTGACAAGGAGGGGCGTGTCGTGGACCGCTACGCGCCGACCACCTCCCCGCTCAGTATCGAG AAGGACCTCAAGAAGCTGCTCGCGAGCTCTTAA